A single Streptococcus thermophilus DNA region contains:
- a CDS encoding amino acid ABC transporter substrate-binding protein, producing the protein MKLKKILGITGVAIASVALLAACSSKSPKEASKSSGAKETINFATVGITAPFSYEENGELTGYDVEVAKAVFKNSDKYEVKFQKTEWSSVFTGLDSAKYQMAGNNISYSEERAQKYLFSYPIATTPAVLTVPKDSNIKKYDDIAGHSTQVVQGTSTVTQLTEFNDKHSDKPVELNYTNENIEQMLTNLNEGKYDFKIFEAPTVNAIIKNNKLSNLKTIELKSDQQPYIYFLFADNQKDLQKFVNKRLEELQKDGTLAKLAEKFFGNKDYIPTKDALKVPSKK; encoded by the coding sequence ATGAAACTTAAAAAAATTCTTGGAATTACGGGTGTAGCCATTGCTTCAGTGGCTTTGCTTGCTGCATGTTCATCTAAATCACCAAAAGAAGCATCTAAATCTTCAGGTGCTAAAGAAACAATTAACTTTGCCACTGTTGGGATAACAGCACCGTTCTCATATGAAGAAAACGGTGAATTGACTGGTTACGATGTGGAAGTGGCTAAAGCAGTCTTCAAAAACTCTGACAAATATGAAGTGAAATTCCAAAAAACAGAATGGTCTTCAGTATTTACAGGTCTTGACTCAGCTAAATACCAAATGGCTGGGAACAATATCTCTTATTCAGAAGAACGTGCCCAAAAATATCTCTTCTCATATCCAATTGCTACCACACCAGCTGTTTTGACTGTTCCAAAAGATAGTAATATTAAGAAATATGATGATATTGCTGGACACTCAACGCAGGTTGTTCAAGGAACATCGACAGTTACTCAATTGACAGAGTTTAATGATAAACATTCAGACAAGCCAGTTGAACTTAACTACACAAATGAAAATATTGAACAAATGTTGACAAATTTGAATGAAGGCAAATATGACTTCAAGATCTTTGAAGCACCAACTGTTAATGCAATCATCAAAAATAATAAGTTGAGTAATTTGAAGACCATTGAACTTAAGTCTGATCAACAACCATACATCTACTTCTTGTTCGCAGATAACCAAAAAGATCTTCAAAAATTTGTAAACAAACGTTTGGAAGAACTCCAAAAAGATGGTACTTTGGCTAAGTTGGCTGAAAAATTCTTTGGAAACAAAGATTATATTCCAACTAAAGATGCTTTGAAAGTTCCAAGCAAAAAATAA
- a CDS encoding energy-coupling factor ABC transporter ATP-binding protein — translation MFQLKQVACAYEQKKVFTGLDLEIRQGQYVMLMGENGTGKSSLISLLTGFKQEESGRILFLGKDLKEWLKDKRQKRDFYSRLGILFQDVDSQLFNSTVYDEIAFGPRQLGLTEEVSQRVQDTLSLLKIEDLRDRVPYQLSGGEKKKVAFASIMVTNPDVYILDEPFNNLSKEYEEFFRELLHELHSAGKTIIMSAHHFKHLHHEKADVLLFEDGKADFFPAQEVLSNQQVIERLSHY, via the coding sequence ATGTTTCAATTGAAACAAGTGGCCTGTGCCTATGAACAAAAAAAGGTCTTTACTGGTCTTGATTTGGAGATTAGACAAGGACAATATGTGATGTTGATGGGGGAAAATGGGACTGGGAAATCAAGTCTTATCAGTTTATTAACTGGCTTCAAGCAGGAAGAATCTGGTCGCATTCTTTTCTTAGGGAAGGACCTCAAAGAATGGCTGAAGGACAAACGTCAAAAACGAGATTTTTATAGTCGCCTCGGAATCCTCTTTCAGGATGTGGATAGTCAGTTATTTAATAGTACTGTCTATGATGAGATTGCTTTTGGTCCACGTCAGCTAGGTCTTACCGAAGAAGTGTCACAGCGCGTTCAAGACACGCTATCCCTGCTTAAAATTGAAGATTTAAGAGATCGCGTTCCCTATCAACTGTCTGGTGGAGAAAAGAAGAAAGTGGCTTTTGCCAGTATCATGGTAACTAATCCAGATGTGTATATTCTTGATGAACCCTTCAATAATCTTTCTAAAGAATATGAAGAATTTTTTAGGGAACTTCTACATGAGCTTCATTCAGCTGGGAAAACCATTATCATGTCTGCTCATCACTTTAAGCATCTTCATCACGAAAAGGCTGATGTTCTTCTTTTTGAAGACGGCAAAGCTGATTTCTTTCCTGCCCAGGAAGTGCTCAGTAACCAGCAAGTAATTGAGCGTTTGTCACATTATTAA
- a CDS encoding energy-coupling factor transporter transmembrane component T, which translates to MILPDWISEERPVVTKVVRNNFLIRNRHHLEALLQKFETHPLKVASVFHPTAKVLLLFFLLVSVGISRNLIVLWIVALFLGAGVAFLPYSVLVRTLKKTVVLLIFPLVLYLPHLLLSGGQSLFLFRLPLIAVAIAYYSETSTISEMLVALKGLHFPDLVLLQLDITIKYIDVFGKQLMDLLKGIEARSFGGNHRFRIGSNIWGILYLKAIRYGEELTQAMEARCFVGEYVKSSQSFTWKDWLALIGLVAVILGQIMLGG; encoded by the coding sequence ATGATTCTTCCAGATTGGATATCGGAAGAGCGCCCAGTAGTCACTAAAGTCGTTAGAAATAACTTTCTTATCCGGAATCGTCACCATCTGGAAGCTCTTCTTCAAAAGTTTGAAACGCATCCTTTAAAAGTAGCATCAGTCTTTCATCCAACAGCTAAGGTTTTACTTCTCTTTTTCTTACTTGTTTCAGTGGGAATTAGCCGAAATCTCATAGTTTTGTGGATTGTAGCCTTGTTTTTAGGAGCTGGCGTGGCTTTTTTACCGTATTCTGTTTTAGTAAGAACTTTGAAAAAAACTGTAGTGTTGTTGATCTTCCCTTTAGTTCTTTATCTACCGCATCTCTTACTTAGCGGAGGTCAATCGCTCTTTCTTTTTAGACTTCCTTTGATTGCCGTAGCCATTGCTTATTATTCAGAGACAAGTACAATAAGTGAGATGCTAGTGGCATTAAAAGGGTTGCATTTTCCTGATCTTGTTCTGCTCCAGTTAGATATCACCATAAAATATATCGATGTCTTTGGAAAACAATTAATGGATTTGCTCAAAGGGATTGAAGCACGAAGCTTTGGCGGCAACCATCGTTTCCGGATTGGAAGTAATATCTGGGGAATTTTATACCTTAAAGCTATACGCTATGGTGAGGAATTGACTCAAGCCATGGAAGCACGTTGCTTTGTTGGTGAGTATGTCAAGTCATCACAGTCATTCACATGGAAGGACTGGCTGGCCTTGATAGGTCTAGTAGCAGTGATTTTAGGGCAGATTATGTTAGGAGGATGA
- a CDS encoding NUDIX domain-containing protein has protein sequence MSIYKDIVEGYQLNNIQEKDKLNNVLVQLNEKDDQEMINRKNFIGHFTASAFVISKDNRRLLMVHHNILKRYLQPGGHIDKNDRNPLDAAKRELFEETGIDSEILTYQCAEPLNSLIPFNVSVHKIPENKLKNERSHYHYDLQYLFYIENEVDVKIDSNESSSYEWIQLDNVKDMDGYKEIIKKIEKLEAASQERFLSNMLKGASFEDISCITVQHIISSTIPIIMTLQKIFGHRLLVCAKPNSVDKMVWHKLENMGVRLTLASRDEYFNVDYLGIKSKTILLDIGGYFASIAQIPNLPIECIIEDTENGIQKYENVIDQIEYPLFSVARNPLKKNEDYLVGADIVFGTDYILHQKNLLMQYMQVVCIGYGKIGYGICTKLRELGIRPKVLEKDSMRTIQAVRDGCDILLEKDFKNIDLIFCATGSKSLDILDFRSIKDGTFLVSATSSDDEFNYSYLLDEYEEIVETSLITRYESEDNYFYLLNQGTPTNFVVNSALGNYILLVQAAILYTAKKFIEDREMAIAKQVNTLSDEDNYNIAKQWLEEFC, from the coding sequence ATGAGTATTTATAAAGATATAGTAGAGGGGTACCAACTGAATAATATTCAGGAAAAGGATAAATTGAATAACGTTTTGGTACAGCTTAATGAAAAAGATGATCAAGAGATGATAAATAGAAAGAATTTCATTGGGCATTTTACAGCATCAGCATTTGTTATTTCAAAAGATAACAGGCGTTTATTGATGGTTCACCATAATATTTTAAAAAGATACCTACAGCCTGGGGGGCATATTGATAAAAATGATAGAAACCCGCTAGATGCAGCGAAACGTGAGCTGTTTGAGGAGACTGGGATAGATTCTGAAATATTGACGTATCAATGTGCAGAACCATTGAATAGCTTGATACCTTTTAATGTTTCTGTGCATAAGATACCAGAAAATAAATTGAAGAATGAGCGTTCCCACTACCATTATGACTTGCAATATTTATTTTATATTGAAAATGAGGTTGATGTGAAAATTGACAGCAACGAATCGAGTTCCTATGAGTGGATTCAGCTAGATAATGTAAAGGACATGGACGGCTATAAGGAAATCATTAAGAAGATTGAAAAACTTGAAGCAGCTTCTCAAGAACGTTTTTTATCTAATATGCTGAAAGGTGCATCGTTTGAAGACATATCATGTATTACTGTACAACATATTATTTCAAGTACAATACCGATTATCATGACATTGCAAAAAATATTTGGGCATCGTTTGTTAGTGTGTGCTAAACCAAACTCTGTTGATAAGATGGTATGGCACAAGCTAGAAAATATGGGGGTAAGATTAACATTAGCTTCAAGGGATGAATATTTTAATGTAGATTATCTGGGGATAAAGAGTAAAACAATTTTATTAGACATTGGTGGGTATTTTGCCTCAATTGCTCAGATTCCAAACTTACCTATCGAGTGTATCATTGAAGATACAGAAAATGGGATTCAAAAATATGAGAATGTTATTGATCAAATAGAATATCCGTTATTTTCTGTCGCTAGAAATCCCCTGAAGAAGAATGAGGATTACTTAGTTGGTGCGGATATTGTTTTTGGGACAGATTATATATTACATCAAAAAAATTTATTAATGCAATATATGCAAGTGGTTTGTATTGGATATGGGAAAATCGGTTACGGCATCTGTACCAAATTAAGAGAACTTGGTATTAGACCGAAGGTGCTGGAAAAAGATAGCATGAGAACTATTCAAGCGGTACGTGATGGTTGCGACATTTTGCTAGAAAAAGATTTCAAGAATATTGATTTGATTTTTTGTGCGACCGGTTCAAAAAGTCTAGATATTTTAGATTTTCGCTCTATCAAAGATGGAACCTTCCTAGTCTCTGCAACATCTAGTGATGATGAATTTAATTATAGCTATTTATTGGATGAATATGAAGAAATAGTCGAAACTTCATTAATCACTAGATATGAAAGTGAAGACAACTATTTCTATCTGTTAAATCAAGGAACACCAACTAATTTTGTAGTAAACTCCGCTTTGGGAAATTATATTTTATTAGTCCAGGCAGCCATTCTATATACAGCTAAGAAGTTTATTGAAGATAGAGAAATGGCTATAGCTAAGCAAGTAAACACTCTTTCAGATGAGGATAACTATAATATTGCGAAGCAATGGTTAGAAGAGTTCTGCTAA
- a CDS encoding amino acid ABC transporter substrate-binding protein: MKLKKILGITGVAIASVALLAACSSKSPKEASKSSGAKETINFATVGTTAPFSYEENGELTGYDVEVAKAVFKDSDKYEVKFQKTEWSSVFTGLDSAKYQMAGNNISYSEERAQKYLFSYPIGTTPAVLTVPKDSNIKKYDDIAGHSTQVVQGTTTATQLTEFNDKHSDKPVELNYTNENITQMLTSLNEGKYDFKIFDAPTVNAIIKNNKLSNLKTIELKSDEQPYIYFLFADNQKDLQKFVNKRLEELQKDGTLAKLAEKFLGNKDYIPTKDALKVPSKK, encoded by the coding sequence ATGAAACTTAAAAAAATTCTTGGAATTACGGGTGTAGCCATTGCTTCAGTGGCTTTGCTTGCTGCATGTTCATCTAAATCACCAAAAGAAGCATCTAAATCTTCAGGTGCTAAAGAAACAATTAACTTTGCCACTGTTGGGACAACAGCACCGTTCTCATATGAAGAAAACGGGGAATTGACTGGTTACGATGTGGAAGTGGCTAAAGCAGTCTTCAAAGACTCTGACAAATATGAAGTGAAATTCCAAAAAACAGAATGGTCTTCAGTCTTCACAGGTCTTGACTCAGCTAAATACCAAATGGCTGGGAACAATATCTCTTATTCAGAAGAACGTGCCCAAAAATATCTCTTCTCATATCCAATTGGTACCACACCAGCTGTTTTGACTGTTCCAAAAGATAGTAATATTAAGAAATATGATGATATTGCTGGACACTCAACGCAGGTTGTTCAAGGAACAACGACAGCTACTCAATTGACAGAGTTTAATGATAAACATTCAGACAAGCCAGTTGAACTTAACTACACAAATGAAAATATTACACAAATGTTGACAAGTTTGAATGAAGGCAAGTATGACTTCAAGATCTTTGATGCACCAACTGTTAATGCAATCATCAAAAACAATAAATTGAGCAACTTGAAGACTATTGAGCTTAAATCTGATGAACAACCATACATCTACTTCTTGTTCGCAGATAATCAAAAAGATCTTCAAAAATTTGTAAACAAACGTTTGGAAGAACTCCAAAAAGATGGTACTTTGGCTAAGTTGGCTGAAAAATTCCTTGGAAATAAAGATTATATTCCAACTAAAGACGCTTTGAAAGTTCCAAGCAAAAAATAA
- a CDS encoding non-ribosomal peptide synthetase, producing MTILKTFSDTVKQYPSKVAVMYSGGEFTFQEVDVMSNFIAKQLLLNSDEETVPFYIEKNKYVLPVVLGIMKSGKIPLPITNSLEVKISLERISEVVFDVLISDRDVKLENHSVTLLLLSKKLESYSEYQEVATTKENEIAHIICTSGTTGVPKKVFLTDDNIDWLVKEFYKIVKFTSESKFLFTTPYTFDVSLTEILAPVYTGGTLVCYDGGIQNIIRLGETIEKKKITHLSLSPSFAETIIDISGPEVFQNLRALCLAGETFPSSLANRLRGLIQQGCRVFNLYGPSETTIYATYYELKDRKYNTVPIGKPLPGVQLKIASQKENSKMAELLIGGNGVTEGYRLQPELNKAKFKLIGSNRYYVTGDYVYYQGDNLVFSSRIDSQVQVNGIRIELDEVKSIVDKLKSVKSSRVVFYKKKLVVFYEADLNIKEDIIRSLPSYLNPTVVKVESYYLNQNRKLDVPKMLEIYYYKKQSQQGDDVRKNILDVLSKFERVDITDLDSLELVRFYLEIEDIFDIEIKENDFYRLKSVDSIVDYIRNKSFFQERSTEPNDSFTKEHDLVNLEYNLTKMNYRYLKNIITPSPTQKRLYKNNQNRVIGFNLALEEVTYLELNKLHHIIKYLSYKIDIFRLVVEKEQTRFSIGIVNEGDYSPNIIVLNNLPTELELQGILDNIEVIPIPIIVVGTRDKKVRFYFPYHSIDASSLNKLGDTVYQLYEKKIVIDEVPSSSLVAFSQFKREVLQNDVSGDVLARLPKIKPAIEFEKLNDEVQCFQVSLPEDIKGDDVYLFTIYAISQCILSDYNLSAISGGLSLDFRDYEQFDAYDLIGDIHKKIPFQVNRTETFEEFKNSHFKILEIYRTGIDYYEIAMLGNDMSAKEVQERLNNLSLSINFIGEAFRLKDTINNIIDVDFDKNFINVFVHERFAYAVIKSELLSNSVYDLMHKDSKFELKVIDKKRLENEETNR from the coding sequence ATGACCATATTAAAAACTTTTAGTGATACGGTGAAACAATATCCTTCTAAAGTTGCTGTTATGTATAGCGGAGGAGAGTTTACTTTTCAAGAAGTAGATGTGATGTCTAATTTTATTGCTAAGCAGCTACTACTCAATAGCGATGAAGAGACTGTACCTTTTTATATAGAAAAAAATAAGTATGTTTTACCAGTTGTTTTGGGGATAATGAAATCGGGTAAAATTCCGTTACCTATAACAAATAGTCTTGAGGTCAAAATATCATTAGAACGTATTAGCGAAGTTGTCTTTGACGTGTTGATAAGTGATAGGGATGTTAAACTTGAAAATCATTCAGTAACTCTTTTGCTCTTATCCAAAAAATTAGAAAGTTACAGTGAGTATCAAGAAGTAGCTACAACTAAAGAGAATGAAATTGCACATATTATCTGTACTTCTGGAACTACTGGGGTTCCTAAAAAAGTATTTTTAACTGATGATAACATAGATTGGCTTGTAAAAGAATTTTATAAAATTGTGAAGTTTACTTCCGAATCAAAATTTTTATTTACAACTCCCTATACTTTTGATGTTTCATTAACAGAGATTTTGGCACCTGTATATACGGGTGGTACTTTGGTTTGTTACGATGGTGGGATTCAGAATATTATTCGACTAGGAGAAACAATTGAGAAAAAGAAGATAACTCATTTATCATTATCTCCGTCTTTTGCTGAAACTATTATTGATATTAGTGGGCCAGAAGTATTCCAGAATTTAAGAGCGTTGTGTCTAGCAGGTGAGACATTTCCTAGTTCATTAGCGAATAGGTTGAGAGGGCTTATTCAGCAAGGGTGTCGAGTATTTAATTTATATGGGCCTTCAGAAACAACAATTTATGCAACCTACTATGAGTTGAAAGATAGAAAATATAATACTGTTCCAATTGGTAAGCCTTTGCCTGGGGTTCAACTAAAGATAGCTTCTCAAAAAGAGAATTCTAAGATGGCAGAACTTCTAATTGGTGGTAATGGAGTAACGGAAGGGTATAGACTACAACCCGAATTAAATAAAGCTAAGTTTAAGTTGATAGGTTCAAATAGGTACTATGTAACGGGGGACTACGTTTATTACCAAGGAGATAACTTGGTATTTAGTTCAAGAATAGATAGCCAAGTCCAAGTAAATGGTATTCGTATTGAATTAGATGAGGTAAAATCTATTGTAGATAAACTTAAATCAGTTAAATCATCACGAGTTGTTTTTTATAAGAAGAAACTTGTCGTATTTTATGAAGCCGATTTGAATATTAAAGAAGATATTATTAGAAGTTTACCTAGTTACTTAAATCCGACGGTAGTTAAAGTTGAGAGTTATTATCTCAATCAGAATAGAAAGTTGGATGTTCCAAAAATGCTTGAGATATATTATTATAAAAAACAAAGTCAACAAGGAGATGATGTTAGAAAAAATATTTTAGATGTACTATCTAAATTTGAAAGAGTTGATATCACAGATTTGGATTCGTTAGAATTAGTTAGATTTTATTTAGAGATTGAGGATATCTTTGATATTGAAATTAAAGAAAATGATTTTTATAGGCTAAAGAGTGTAGATTCGATTGTGGACTATATTAGAAATAAATCATTTTTTCAAGAACGTTCAACTGAGCCAAACGATAGTTTTACTAAAGAACATGACTTGGTTAATTTAGAGTATAATCTCACAAAAATGAATTATCGTTATTTGAAAAATATTATTACTCCTAGCCCGACACAAAAGAGACTTTATAAAAACAATCAAAATCGTGTTATTGGTTTTAATTTAGCACTGGAAGAAGTGACTTATTTAGAATTGAATAAGCTGCACCATATTATTAAATATTTAAGCTATAAAATTGATATATTTAGACTTGTTGTCGAAAAGGAGCAAACTCGATTTAGCATAGGTATTGTGAATGAAGGAGATTACTCACCTAATATTATTGTACTAAATAATTTACCAACAGAGTTAGAATTACAAGGAATATTAGATAATATAGAAGTGATTCCTATTCCAATTATTGTGGTGGGAACAAGAGATAAAAAAGTAAGATTTTATTTTCCATATCATTCTATTGATGCATCATCATTAAATAAACTTGGAGATACAGTATATCAACTGTACGAAAAAAAGATAGTTATTGATGAAGTACCTAGTAGTTCACTGGTTGCTTTTTCGCAGTTTAAAAGGGAGGTGTTACAGAATGATGTCTCTGGGGATGTTCTTGCTAGATTGCCAAAGATAAAGCCTGCTATTGAGTTTGAGAAATTAAATGATGAAGTTCAATGTTTTCAAGTTTCTTTACCAGAAGATATTAAAGGAGACGATGTATATCTTTTTACAATTTATGCTATCTCACAGTGTATTTTAAGCGACTATAATCTGTCTGCTATATCTGGGGGTCTATCTTTGGATTTTAGAGATTATGAACAGTTTGATGCGTATGACTTAATAGGAGACATTCACAAGAAAATTCCATTCCAAGTAAATCGAACTGAAACTTTTGAGGAGTTTAAAAACTCTCATTTCAAAATTTTGGAGATCTATCGTACAGGTATTGATTACTATGAAATTGCAATGTTAGGAAATGATATGAGTGCTAAAGAAGTGCAAGAACGATTAAATAATCTGTCTCTATCAATAAATTTCATTGGCGAAGCATTTAGGTTAAAAGATACTATTAATAATATAATTGATGTTGATTTTGATAAAAATTTTATTAATGTATTTGTACATGAGCGATTTGCATACGCAGTTATAAAATCTGAGTTATTGAGTAATAGTGTTTATGACTTAATGCATAAAGATAGCAAATTCGAGCTAAAAGTAATTGATAAAAAACGACTGGAAAATGAGGAGACAAACCGATGA
- a CDS encoding MetQ/NlpA family ABC transporter substrate-binding protein: MKFKKILGITGLAVASTVALAACGAGGNKSAKDDKTLTVGIMTLDDTTEPVWDKVKELAKDKGVTIDLKEFTDYNQPNEALKNGEIDVNAFQHIYFLNNWNKENKGDLVPVADTLLSPIHLFSGTENGKAKYKDVKELPEGATISVPNDSTNESRALTLLQTAGLLKLDVKDGELATIKNISENPKKLEIKEISAEQAAQTLSSVDAAVVNNSYAQQQNVDYNTTLFQEDPSQDLKEWVNIIAANKDWEKSNKSDAIKTLIKAYQNDEVAQIIYDASNKVDLPAWKGAPTRDQLEANSKK; encoded by the coding sequence ATGAAATTTAAAAAAATTCTTGGAATTACAGGATTGGCAGTTGCTTCAACAGTAGCCTTGGCTGCTTGTGGTGCCGGTGGTAACAAATCTGCTAAAGATGATAAAACATTGACAGTTGGTATCATGACTTTGGATGATACAACTGAGCCAGTGTGGGATAAAGTCAAAGAATTGGCTAAAGACAAGGGTGTTACAATTGACTTGAAAGAGTTCACAGACTATAATCAACCAAATGAGGCTCTTAAAAATGGTGAAATCGACGTTAATGCTTTCCAACACATCTATTTCTTGAACAACTGGAACAAAGAAAATAAAGGTGATCTCGTTCCAGTAGCTGATACACTCCTTAGCCCAATCCACCTTTTCTCAGGAACTGAAAACGGTAAAGCTAAGTATAAGGATGTTAAAGAGCTTCCAGAGGGAGCTACTATCTCAGTACCTAACGATAGTACAAACGAAAGTCGCGCTTTGACTCTCCTTCAAACAGCTGGTTTGCTTAAGTTGGATGTTAAAGATGGCGAATTGGCAACTATCAAGAATATTTCTGAAAATCCAAAGAAATTGGAGATCAAAGAAATCTCTGCTGAACAAGCTGCCCAAACTCTTTCATCAGTAGACGCTGCAGTTGTTAACAACTCATATGCACAACAACAAAATGTTGACTATAACACAACCCTCTTCCAAGAAGATCCAAGTCAAGATTTGAAAGAATGGGTTAATATCATTGCAGCTAATAAAGATTGGGAAAAATCAAACAAATCCGATGCTATCAAGACTTTGATTAAGGCTTACCAAAATGATGAAGTTGCCCAAATCATTTATGATGCTTCTAACAAAGTTGACCTTCCAGCATGGAAAGGTGCACCAACACGAGATCAATTGGAAGCTAATTCAAAGAAATAA
- a CDS encoding MFS transporter has product MNKKEQQNTYLLVGSRIISRVGDIMFDFANNTFLSSVNVKSLMLVGIYQTLENIISVIFNLFGGVLSDNFQRKRIIILTDILSGVLCLALSFISNQQWLIYAVVITNIILAFFSSFSGPAYKAFTKEVVEADNISKLNSLLESFITVVKVVVPLVSVSLYGLLGLYGILRLDGITFIASGLLILFIRPILEESTGKQVFSLSKIFSDLFEGGRYLASQKEILYLVILSAIVNFFLAAYNLLLPYSNQMFPRVTVGLYGVFLGAEAVGGLIGASLSSILNKVLKIKTMILYLGVSGVFLSLTPMVYCVFPSAYMLALYPALFNLFLTMFNLQFFSYIQKNVDNVFLGRVFGIIFTVAILFMPIGTMTFTFLLSPKNIFNFVIVGLSIGGISLLFYRIFSKRLR; this is encoded by the coding sequence TTGAATAAAAAAGAACAACAAAATACATATTTACTTGTAGGGAGCCGTATTATTTCTCGTGTTGGAGATATTATGTTTGACTTTGCGAATAACACTTTTTTATCGAGTGTAAATGTTAAGTCACTTATGTTAGTTGGTATTTATCAGACATTAGAAAACATCATCAGTGTGATTTTTAATCTTTTTGGTGGTGTTCTGTCTGATAACTTTCAAAGAAAACGGATTATCATTTTAACAGATATTTTAAGCGGAGTATTGTGTCTTGCCTTATCTTTTATTTCTAATCAGCAGTGGTTGATTTATGCTGTGGTTATCACAAACATTATATTAGCTTTTTTCTCATCATTTTCAGGCCCTGCTTATAAGGCTTTTACTAAAGAAGTGGTGGAAGCAGATAATATTTCAAAACTAAACTCATTACTAGAATCGTTTATAACGGTAGTTAAAGTCGTTGTTCCCCTGGTATCGGTATCTCTATACGGTTTACTAGGATTATATGGTATTTTACGTCTAGATGGGATAACATTTATTGCATCTGGGTTGCTTATTCTCTTTATTCGTCCCATACTTGAAGAAAGTACTGGGAAACAGGTGTTTTCATTATCGAAAATCTTTTCAGATCTTTTTGAAGGAGGAAGGTATCTAGCTAGTCAAAAGGAAATTTTGTACTTGGTTATTTTATCTGCGATTGTTAATTTCTTTTTAGCAGCTTATAATCTGTTGTTACCATATAGCAATCAGATGTTCCCAAGAGTTACCGTTGGCTTATACGGTGTTTTCCTAGGAGCAGAAGCAGTAGGTGGTCTTATTGGAGCGTCTTTAAGCAGTATTCTCAATAAAGTTTTGAAAATAAAAACAATGATTTTATATCTTGGAGTATCAGGTGTTTTTCTATCTTTGACACCTATGGTATACTGTGTTTTTCCAAGTGCTTATATGCTTGCGTTATATCCTGCTTTATTCAACTTGTTTTTGACTATGTTCAACTTACAGTTTTTTTCATATATCCAAAAGAATGTGGATAATGTCTTTCTTGGTAGAGTTTTTGGGATTATTTTTACTGTTGCAATTTTATTTATGCCCATTGGGACAATGACATTTACTTTTCTTTTAAGCCCTAAAAATATCTTTAATTTTGTTATCGTTGGTTTATCTATAGGAGGTATTTCGCTTCTCTTTTATAGGATTTTTAGCAAAAGATTGAGGTAA